In the Scomber japonicus isolate fScoJap1 chromosome 18, fScoJap1.pri, whole genome shotgun sequence genome, one interval contains:
- the tubb4bl gene encoding tubulin beta-4B chain isoform X11 — protein MREIVHLQAGQCGNQIGAKFWEVISDEHGIDPTGTYHGDSDLQLDRISVYYNEATGGKYVPRAILVDLEPGTMDSVRSGPFGQIFRPDNFVFGQSGAGNNWAKGHYTEGAELVDSVLDVVRKEAESCDCLQGFQLTHSLGGGTGSGMGTLLISKIREEYPDRIMNTFSVVPSPKVSDTVVEPYNATLSVHQLVENTDETYCIDNEALYDICFRTLKLTTPTYGDLNHLVSATMSGVTTCLRFPGQLNADLRKLAVNMVPFPRLHFFMPGFAPLTSRGSQQYRALSVPELTQQMFDAKNMMAACDPRHGRYLTVAAVFRGRMSMKEVDEQMLNVQNKNSSYFVEWIPNNVKTAVCDIPPRGLKMAATFIGNSTAIQELFKRISEQFTAMFRRKAFLHWYTGEGMDEMEFTEAESNMNDLVSEYQQYQDATAEEGEFEEEGEEEIA, from the exons ATGCGTGAAATTGTGCATTTGCAAGCCGGTCAGTGCGGGAACCAGATCGGAGCTAAG ttttGGGAGGTGATCAGTGATGAGCATGGTATTGATCCCACTGGCACCTACCATGGGGACAGTGATCTGCAGCTAGACAGGATCAGCGTCTACTACAATGAGGCCACAG GTGGAAAGTATGTGCCCCGAGCCATCTTGGTTGACCTGGAGCCAGGTACCATGGATTCAGTCAGGTCTGGTCCCTTCGGGCAGATCTTCAGACCCGACAACTTTGTTTTTG GTCAGAGTGGAGCTGGAAACAACTGGGCAAAGGGTCACTACACTGAGGGAGCCGAGCTGGTCGACTCCGTCCTGGACGTAGTGAGGAAAGAGGCTGAGAGCTGCGATTGCCTGCAGGGCTTCCAGCTCACTCACTCCCTCGGTGGTGGTACTGGCTCCGGTATGGGAACCCTGCTCATCAGCAAAATCCGTGAGGAGTACCCCGATCGCATCATGAACACCTTCAGCGTGGTGCCTTCCCCCAAGGTGTCCGACACAGTTGTGGAGCCCTACAATGCCACCCTCTCTGTCCACCAGCTGGTAGAAAACACAGATGAAACCTACTGCATTGACAATGAAGCTCTCTATGATATCTGCTTCCGCACACTCAAACTCACCACCCCCACTTATGGAGATCTCAACCATTTAGTGTCCGCCACCATGAGCGGGGTGACCACCTGTCTGCGTTTCCCCGGCCAGCTCAATGCTGATCTCCGTAAACTCGCTGTCAACATGGTGCCCTTCCCACGTCTGCACTTCTTCATGCCAGGCTTCGCCCCCCTCACCAGCAGGGGCAGCCAGCAGTACCGTGCCCTGTCTGTGCCAGAGCTCACCCAACAGATGTTTGACGCCAAGAACATGATGGCTGCCTGCGACCCACGCCATGGCCGCTACCTCACCGTTGCCGCAGTGTTCAGGGGCCGCATGTCCATGAAGGAGGTGGATGAGCAGATGTTGAATGTGCAGAACAAGAACAGCAGCTACTTTGTCGAATGGATCCCCAACAATGTGAAGACCGCCGTTTGTGACATCCCACCCCGTGGCCTCAAAATGGCTGCCACTTTCATCGGCAATAGCACAGCCATCCAGGAGCTGTTCAAGCGTATCTCCGAGCAGTTCACGGCCATGTTCCGCCGTAAGGCTTTCCTCCACTGGTACACTGGTGAGGGCATGGATGAGATGGAGTTCACCGAGGCCGAGAGCAACATGAACGACCTGGTGTCCGAGTACCAGCAGTACCAGGACGCCACTGCTGAGGAGGGTGAATttgaggaagagggagaggaggaaatcGCCTAA
- the tubb4bl gene encoding tubulin beta-4B chain isoform X3 has protein sequence MREIVHLQAGQCGNQIGAKFWEVISDEHGIDPTGTYHGDSDLQLDRISVYYNEATGQSGAGNNWAKGHYTEGAELVDSVLDVVRKEAESCDCLQGFQLTHSLGGGTGSGMGTLLISKIREEYPDRIMNTFSVVPSPKVSDTVVEPYNATLSVHQLVENTDETYCIDNEALYDICFRTLKLTTPTYGDLNHLVSATMSGVTTCLRFPGQLNADLRKLAVNMVPFPRLHFFMPGFAPLTSRGSQQYRALSVPELTQQMFDAKNMMAACDPRHGRYLTVAAVFRGRMSMKEVDEQMLNVQNKNSSYFVEWIPNNVKTAVCDIPPRGLKMAATFIGNSTAIQELFKRISEQFTAMFRRKAFLHWYTGEGMDEMEFTEAESNMNDLVSEYQQYQDATAEEGEFEEEGEEEIA, from the exons ATGCGTGAAATTGTGCATTTGCAAGCCGGTCAGTGCGGGAACCAGATCGGAGCTAAG ttttGGGAGGTGATCAGTGATGAGCATGGTATTGATCCCACTGGCACCTACCATGGGGACAGTGATCTGCAGCTAGACAGGATCAGCGTCTACTACAATGAGGCCACAG GTCAGAGTGGAGCTGGAAACAACTGGGCAAAGGGTCACTACACTGAGGGAGCCGAGCTGGTCGACTCCGTCCTGGACGTAGTGAGGAAAGAGGCTGAGAGCTGCGATTGCCTGCAGGGCTTCCAGCTCACTCACTCCCTCGGTGGTGGTACTGGCTCCGGTATGGGAACCCTGCTCATCAGCAAAATCCGTGAGGAGTACCCCGATCGCATCATGAACACCTTCAGCGTGGTGCCTTCCCCCAAGGTGTCCGACACAGTTGTGGAGCCCTACAATGCCACCCTCTCTGTCCACCAGCTGGTAGAAAACACAGATGAAACCTACTGCATTGACAATGAAGCTCTCTATGATATCTGCTTCCGCACACTCAAACTCACCACCCCCACTTATGGAGATCTCAACCATTTAGTGTCCGCCACCATGAGCGGGGTGACCACCTGTCTGCGTTTCCCCGGCCAGCTCAATGCTGATCTCCGTAAACTCGCTGTCAACATGGTGCCCTTCCCACGTCTGCACTTCTTCATGCCAGGCTTCGCCCCCCTCACCAGCAGGGGCAGCCAGCAGTACCGTGCCCTGTCTGTGCCAGAGCTCACCCAACAGATGTTTGACGCCAAGAACATGATGGCTGCCTGCGACCCACGCCATGGCCGCTACCTCACCGTTGCCGCAGTGTTCAGGGGCCGCATGTCCATGAAGGAGGTGGATGAGCAGATGTTGAATGTGCAGAACAAGAACAGCAGCTACTTTGTCGAATGGATCCCCAACAATGTGAAGACCGCCGTTTGTGACATCCCACCCCGTGGCCTCAAAATGGCTGCCACTTTCATCGGCAATAGCACAGCCATCCAGGAGCTGTTCAAGCGTATCTCCGAGCAGTTCACGGCCATGTTCCGCCGTAAGGCTTTCCTCCACTGGTACACTGGTGAGGGCATGGATGAGATGGAGTTCACCGAGGCCGAGAGCAACATGAACGACCTGGTGTCCGAGTACCAGCAGTACCAGGACGCCACTGCTGAGGAGGGTGAATttgaggaagagggagaggaggaaatcGCCTAA
- the tubb4bl gene encoding tubulin beta chain isoform X1, translated as MREIVHLQAGQCGNQIGAKFWEVISDEHGIDPTGTYHGDSDLQLDRISVYYNEATGSSGGKYVPRAILVDLEPGTMDSVRSGPFGQIFRPDNFVFGQSGAGNNWAKGHYTEGAELVDSVLDVVRKEAESCDCLQGFQLTHSLGGGTGSGMGTLLISKIREEYPDRIMNTFSVVPSPKVSDTVVEPYNATLSVHQLVENTDETYCIDNEALYDICFRTLKLTTPTYGDLNHLVSATMSGVTTCLRFPGQLNADLRKLAVNMVPFPRLHFFMPGFAPLTSRGSQQYRALSVPELTQQMFDAKNMMAACDPRHGRYLTVAAVFRGRMSMKEVDEQMLNVQNKNSSYFVEWIPNNVKTAVCDIPPRGLKMAATFIGNSTAIQELFKRISEQFTAMFRRKAFLHWYTGEGMDEMEFTEAESNMNDLVSEYQQYQDATAEEGEFEEEGEEEIA; from the exons ATGCGTGAAATTGTGCATTTGCAAGCCGGTCAGTGCGGGAACCAGATCGGAGCTAAG ttttGGGAGGTGATCAGTGATGAGCATGGTATTGATCCCACTGGCACCTACCATGGGGACAGTGATCTGCAGCTAGACAGGATCAGCGTCTACTACAATGAGGCCACAGGTAG TTCAGGTGGAAAGTATGTGCCCCGAGCCATCTTGGTTGACCTGGAGCCAGGTACCATGGATTCAGTCAGGTCTGGTCCCTTCGGGCAGATCTTCAGACCCGACAACTTTGTTTTTG GTCAGAGTGGAGCTGGAAACAACTGGGCAAAGGGTCACTACACTGAGGGAGCCGAGCTGGTCGACTCCGTCCTGGACGTAGTGAGGAAAGAGGCTGAGAGCTGCGATTGCCTGCAGGGCTTCCAGCTCACTCACTCCCTCGGTGGTGGTACTGGCTCCGGTATGGGAACCCTGCTCATCAGCAAAATCCGTGAGGAGTACCCCGATCGCATCATGAACACCTTCAGCGTGGTGCCTTCCCCCAAGGTGTCCGACACAGTTGTGGAGCCCTACAATGCCACCCTCTCTGTCCACCAGCTGGTAGAAAACACAGATGAAACCTACTGCATTGACAATGAAGCTCTCTATGATATCTGCTTCCGCACACTCAAACTCACCACCCCCACTTATGGAGATCTCAACCATTTAGTGTCCGCCACCATGAGCGGGGTGACCACCTGTCTGCGTTTCCCCGGCCAGCTCAATGCTGATCTCCGTAAACTCGCTGTCAACATGGTGCCCTTCCCACGTCTGCACTTCTTCATGCCAGGCTTCGCCCCCCTCACCAGCAGGGGCAGCCAGCAGTACCGTGCCCTGTCTGTGCCAGAGCTCACCCAACAGATGTTTGACGCCAAGAACATGATGGCTGCCTGCGACCCACGCCATGGCCGCTACCTCACCGTTGCCGCAGTGTTCAGGGGCCGCATGTCCATGAAGGAGGTGGATGAGCAGATGTTGAATGTGCAGAACAAGAACAGCAGCTACTTTGTCGAATGGATCCCCAACAATGTGAAGACCGCCGTTTGTGACATCCCACCCCGTGGCCTCAAAATGGCTGCCACTTTCATCGGCAATAGCACAGCCATCCAGGAGCTGTTCAAGCGTATCTCCGAGCAGTTCACGGCCATGTTCCGCCGTAAGGCTTTCCTCCACTGGTACACTGGTGAGGGCATGGATGAGATGGAGTTCACCGAGGCCGAGAGCAACATGAACGACCTGGTGTCCGAGTACCAGCAGTACCAGGACGCCACTGCTGAGGAGGGTGAATttgaggaagagggagaggaggaaatcGCCTAA